Proteins encoded in a region of the Candidatus Scalindua japonica genome:
- a CDS encoding tetratricopeptide repeat protein, whose amino-acid sequence MLNNLNTEQTTGPPLSEDQGLESLQNDVSNNNFLPNTTVGAVVSHIDTDASVVSQETKPKQELNTEAHPVTVNQSDNKQSPSESVVDLTQSVEKLPFSLLEENIFGKQLKQARHLINIGSYNDAINILNPIIDRHQETWDTYLLMGAAYLGLGELDYAEKYSEMGLAMNGKVPQLWLQCAIVEQQRGRHEAALRILNEAEKLAPDIPEVQLNIGYSYDAIGNRRLSEKGYNSFLKLTEGNPAYMMIRYKVLERLRYLK is encoded by the coding sequence ATGCTGAATAACCTAAATACTGAACAGACAACAGGACCTCCTTTGTCTGAAGATCAAGGTCTCGAATCATTACAAAATGATGTTTCCAATAATAATTTTTTGCCTAACACGACTGTAGGGGCAGTTGTGTCGCATATAGATACTGATGCATCTGTTGTCTCTCAAGAAACTAAACCCAAACAGGAGTTAAATACGGAAGCACACCCAGTCACTGTTAATCAATCTGATAATAAACAATCACCTTCTGAGTCAGTAGTAGATTTGACACAATCAGTAGAGAAACTACCTTTTTCGTTATTGGAAGAAAACATATTTGGAAAACAGCTTAAACAGGCCAGACATTTGATAAATATTGGATCTTATAACGACGCAATAAATATCCTGAATCCGATCATAGACCGCCATCAAGAGACATGGGACACATATCTCTTGATGGGGGCCGCATACCTTGGCCTGGGAGAACTGGACTACGCGGAGAAATACTCGGAAATGGGACTGGCGATGAACGGGAAAGTCCCTCAGTTATGGCTTCAGTGTGCGATAGTTGAGCAGCAGAGAGGCAGACACGAGGCCGCTTTGCGTATTTTGAATGAAGCGGAAAAGCTTGCCCCTGACATACCGGAGGTGCAGCTTAACATTGGTTATTCCTATGATGCAATTGGTAATCGAAGACTTTCTGAGAAGGGATATAATTCCTTCCTTAAGCTTACAGAGGGAAATCCTGCATATATGATGATTCGGTATAAAGTGTTGGAAAGACTGCGTTATCTGAAATAG
- a CDS encoding cytochrome c: protein MYRKNYHILALLIPLTLALFFGGCVTVQRLPEEQSEDAQVYIERCSSCHTIPHPSRLNFNHWKDKIAVMEGSQMPVIKTEEKEAILSYMRTESKKGFKIFKLRCGKCHLPPKQDEMEAEDWEQLIVVLDGKMPVFSEKERSSIIRYLQAYAKK, encoded by the coding sequence ATGTACAGAAAGAACTATCATATTTTAGCATTGCTGATACCGCTGACGCTGGCCCTCTTTTTTGGCGGTTGTGTGACTGTGCAGAGACTACCGGAAGAGCAATCTGAAGACGCGCAAGTCTATATTGAAAGATGCAGTTCCTGTCATACTATCCCACACCCTTCCAGGCTCAATTTTAACCATTGGAAGGATAAGATTGCTGTTATGGAAGGTTCTCAAATGCCTGTTATTAAAACTGAGGAAAAGGAGGCGATACTCTCTTACATGAGAACTGAATCAAAAAAGGGTTTTAAGATTTTTAAACTGAGGTGTGGAAAGTGCCACTTACCCCCTAAACAGGATGAAATGGAAGCAGAGGATTGGGAACAATTAATTGTCGTTCTAGATGGAAAAATGCCAGTATTTTCAGAAAAAGAGAGGTCATCCATAATCAGATATCTACAGGCATATGCAAAGAAGTAG